A genomic window from Aquitalea aquatilis includes:
- a CDS encoding formate dehydrogenase beta subunit — MLTLYIPMDSVACAVGADAVAAEFAAEAARRKLDINIIRTSSRGLFWLEPLLEVDTPQGRAGYREVSPEQVASLLDADLAANGEHLLSVGLVEELPYLKSQQRLLFARAGITSPLSLEHYLAHGGYQGLQHAARLSHDEIVAEVLESGLRGRGGAAFPAGIKWRTVRQAQAEQKYVVCNADEGDSGSFADRMLMEGDPFLLIEGMTIAGLAVGASRGYIYVRSEYAPAIAVLRQAIDIARAHGYLGEDVAHGGHEFDIEVREGAGAYICGEETSLLESVEGCRGTVRAKPPLPALHGLFGQPTLVHNVLSLASVPLILSRGAAWYRNFGMGRSLGTMAFQLAGNVRRGGLVERAFGLTLRELVFDYGGGTASGKPVKAVQLGGPLGAWIPPSQFDTPLDYEALAAIGAMLGHGGAVLCDDSLHLGQMARFAMQFCAEESCGKCTPCRIGSTRGVEVIERLLAAPDAAERQRQRALLDDLCDTMQYGSLCALGGMTPFPVQSAMRHFPADFGLESQEKAR; from the coding sequence ATGCTGACCCTGTATATCCCGATGGATTCGGTGGCCTGCGCCGTGGGCGCAGATGCCGTCGCCGCCGAGTTCGCCGCTGAAGCGGCGCGGCGCAAGCTCGACATCAACATCATCCGCACCAGCTCGCGCGGTCTGTTCTGGCTGGAGCCTCTGCTGGAAGTAGACACCCCGCAAGGCCGCGCCGGCTATCGCGAAGTCAGCCCGGAGCAGGTGGCCAGCCTGCTGGATGCGGACTTGGCGGCCAATGGCGAACATCTGCTGTCGGTGGGGCTGGTGGAAGAACTGCCCTATCTGAAAAGCCAGCAGCGCCTGCTGTTTGCCCGTGCTGGCATCACCAGCCCGTTGTCGCTGGAGCACTACCTGGCCCATGGCGGCTATCAGGGGCTGCAACACGCTGCGCGGCTGAGCCATGACGAAATCGTGGCCGAGGTGCTGGAATCCGGCCTGCGCGGGCGGGGCGGGGCGGCTTTCCCGGCCGGCATCAAGTGGCGCACCGTGCGTCAGGCGCAGGCCGAACAAAAATACGTGGTGTGCAATGCCGACGAGGGTGATTCCGGCAGCTTTGCCGACCGCATGCTGATGGAGGGCGACCCCTTCCTGCTGATCGAAGGCATGACCATTGCCGGGCTGGCGGTGGGGGCTAGCCGTGGCTATATCTATGTGCGCTCCGAATACGCGCCGGCCATTGCCGTGCTGCGTCAGGCCATAGACATTGCCCGTGCCCATGGCTATCTGGGCGAGGATGTCGCCCACGGCGGCCATGAATTTGATATCGAAGTGCGCGAAGGTGCCGGGGCCTATATCTGCGGCGAGGAAACCTCGCTGCTGGAGTCGGTGGAGGGCTGCCGTGGCACGGTGCGCGCCAAGCCGCCACTACCTGCCTTGCACGGCTTGTTCGGTCAGCCAACGCTGGTGCACAACGTGCTGTCGCTGGCCTCGGTGCCGCTGATCCTGTCACGCGGTGCCGCCTGGTATCGCAATTTCGGTATGGGCCGCTCGCTGGGCACCATGGCTTTCCAGCTGGCAGGCAATGTACGGCGTGGCGGGCTGGTGGAGCGCGCATTTGGTTTGACCTTGCGCGAGCTGGTGTTTGATTACGGCGGCGGTACCGCCAGCGGCAAGCCGGTAAAAGCCGTGCAGTTGGGCGGCCCCTTGGGCGCGTGGATTCCGCCGTCGCAGTTTGATACCCCGCTGGATTACGAAGCACTGGCCGCCATCGGTGCCATGTTGGGTCATGGTGGCGCGGTGCTGTGTGATGACAGCCTGCACCTTGGACAGATGGCACGTTTTGCCATGCAGTTCTGCGCCGAGGAGTCCTGCGGCAAATGCACGCCCTGCCGTATCGGCTCCACCCGTGGGGTGGAAGTCATCGAGCGCCTGCTGGCCGCGCCAGATGCGGCCGAGCGCCAGCGTCAGCGCGCACTGCTGGATGATCTGTGCGACACCATGCAATACGGCTCCTTGTGCGCGCTGGGTGGCATGACCCCCTTCCCGGTACAGAGTGCCATGCGTCATTTCCCGGCCGACTTTGGGCTGGAATCTCAGGAGAAAGCACGATGA
- a CDS encoding formate dehydrogenase subunit gamma yields MTTQEQEILSQLLQQYRDLPGALLPLLHAIQDAIGHVPDDAVPAIARTLNQSQAEVRGVISFYHDFRTTPPAAHSLRLCRAEACQSMGSEALAAQLRAQLGVDDHGHTADGQLELRPVYCLGACACAPALQLDGQLHARVTPEKLSALLASCSKEGQC; encoded by the coding sequence ATGACCACCCAAGAACAAGAGATTCTCAGCCAGCTGCTGCAGCAATACCGGGATTTGCCCGGTGCCCTGCTGCCGCTGCTGCACGCCATACAGGATGCCATCGGCCATGTGCCGGACGACGCCGTGCCGGCCATCGCCCGCACGCTGAACCAGAGTCAGGCCGAGGTGCGAGGCGTCATCAGCTTCTATCACGATTTCCGCACCACCCCGCCGGCGGCACACAGCCTGCGCCTGTGCCGTGCCGAGGCCTGCCAGAGCATGGGCTCCGAGGCACTGGCGGCCCAGCTGCGCGCACAACTGGGCGTGGACGACCACGGCCACACGGCGGACGGCCAGCTTGAGTTGCGCCCGGTCTACTGCCTGGGCGCCTGTGCCTGTGCGCCAGCCTTGCAGCTGGATGGCCAGCTGCATGCGCGCGTCACCCCGGAAAAACTCAGCGCGCTGCTGGCATCCTGTAGCAAGGAGGGGCAATGCTGA
- the fdhA gene encoding formaldehyde dehydrogenase, glutathione-independent, producing the protein MTGNRGVVYVGPGQVEVQHIPFPELVSPLGRKLGHGVILKVLSTNICGSDQHMVRGRTTAPSGLVLGHEITGEVIELGSDVETLHKGDIVSVPFNVACGRCRCCKEQNTGVCLSVNPSRAGGAYGYVDMGGWVGGQAEYVMVPYADFNLLKFPDRDQAMAKIRDLTCLSDILPTGYHGAVSAGVGPGSTVYVAGAGPVGLAAAASARLLGAAVVIVGDVNPARLVHARAVGFETADLSQDATLAEQIAAILGVPEVDCAIDAVGFEARGHGHAGSQHEAPATVLNSLMEVTREAGRIGIPGLYVTDDPGAKDEAARRGSLSVRLGLGWAKSHTFFTGQTPVMKYNRALMQAILWDRINIAEVVGVELITLDQAPQGYAAFDGGAPKKFVIDPHLQLLSAA; encoded by the coding sequence ATGACGGGAAACCGCGGAGTCGTTTATGTAGGGCCTGGCCAGGTGGAAGTGCAGCACATCCCCTTTCCGGAACTGGTATCACCCCTGGGGCGCAAGCTGGGCCACGGGGTGATTCTGAAAGTGCTGAGCACCAATATCTGCGGTTCGGACCAGCATATGGTGCGCGGCCGTACCACCGCACCATCCGGCCTGGTGCTGGGCCATGAAATCACCGGCGAGGTGATCGAGCTGGGCAGCGATGTGGAAACCCTGCACAAGGGCGACATCGTATCGGTGCCGTTCAACGTGGCGTGCGGTCGCTGCCGCTGCTGCAAGGAGCAGAATACCGGCGTGTGCCTGTCGGTAAACCCGTCCCGCGCCGGTGGTGCCTATGGCTATGTTGACATGGGCGGCTGGGTGGGCGGTCAGGCCGAGTACGTGATGGTGCCGTATGCCGACTTCAATCTGCTGAAATTCCCCGACCGCGATCAGGCCATGGCCAAGATCCGCGATCTCACCTGCTTGTCCGACATCCTGCCCACCGGTTATCACGGTGCGGTGTCGGCGGGTGTCGGCCCCGGTAGCACGGTGTATGTGGCCGGAGCCGGCCCGGTTGGGCTGGCGGCGGCGGCTTCCGCCCGTTTGCTGGGTGCGGCGGTGGTGATTGTGGGGGATGTGAACCCGGCGCGGCTGGTGCATGCGCGGGCGGTGGGCTTTGAAACGGCCGACCTGTCGCAGGACGCCACGCTGGCCGAGCAGATTGCCGCCATTCTCGGGGTACCGGAAGTGGATTGCGCCATCGATGCTGTCGGTTTCGAAGCGCGTGGCCATGGCCATGCCGGTTCGCAGCACGAGGCCCCGGCCACCGTGCTCAATTCGCTGATGGAAGTCACCCGCGAAGCCGGCCGCATCGGTATTCCGGGCCTCTATGTCACCGATGATCCGGGTGCGAAAGACGAAGCAGCCCGCCGTGGCAGCCTGTCGGTGCGGCTGGGTCTGGGTTGGGCCAAGTCGCATACCTTCTTTACCGGCCAGACCCCGGTGATGAAGTACAACCGCGCGCTGATGCAGGCCATTCTGTGGGATCGCATCAATATCGCCGAAGTGGTGGGTGTGGAGCTGATCACGCTGGATCAGGCCCCGCAGGGCTACGCGGCTTTTGATGGCGGTGCACCGAAGAAATTCGTCATCGATCCGCATCTGCAATTGCTCAGCGCCGCCTGA